The Mangrovivirga cuniculi genomic sequence TTGTCAAAGCCAATGCTTATGGCCATGGGATCGAAGCATTTGTGCCGATGGCTGAGAGATGTGGCGTCAGGCACTTTTCTGTTGCCTCTTCATTCGAGGCAGAGGAAGTATTAAGCGTTTGCAAAAAAGACAGTCATATAATGATCATGGGTATCATCTATGAAGAAGATATTCCATGGGCTGTGGAGCATGATATCGAATTCTTTGTATACAACTACGATCGTTTGCCAGTCGCACTAGAAGCTGCAAAAAAGGTTGGTAAACCAGCTAAAGTACACATTGAAGTCGAAACAGGTGCTAACCGAACGGGAATGCCATCGAAAGAATTCCCGAAGTCTTTGAGATACCTCAAAAAGCACTCTGAGCATCTGATTTTTGAAGGGCTGTGCACTCACTTTGGTGGAGCAGAAAGCTTCTCAAATCAGTTTAAGCTCGACATGCAGCACAAACGCTATAAGGAATTTCTTAAAGTTTGCAAAAAGGAAAAGATCGAGCCTAATGTAAGGCATATTGCCTGTTCAGCGGCAGCTCTGGCGATGCCCGAAACTGTTTATGATATGGTGAGAGTCGGAGTAGCCCAATACGGTTTCTGGCCGAGCCCGGATATTTATTATCACCACCTTCAGGAAGTAAATAAAACTTCAGACTCTGCTCTGAAAAGGATATTTTCCTGGAAAACTGACATCATGGACATTCGCGATGTAAAAGAAGGTGAATTTATCGGATATGGCACCGCTTACCAGGCGACACATAAAATGACGATTGCTGTAATGCCGTTAGGATATTCTAATGGATATCCAAGAGCCTTGTCAAACCGCGGTCAGGTCTTGATTCATGGTAAAAAAGCTCCTATTGTTGGTCTGATCAACATGAACTTATTTATGGTTGATATTTCTCATATTCCCAATGTAAAAGTGGGTGATGAGGTAGTATTAATCGGAAGACAAAAAAATAACGTGATCAACGTATCAAGTTTTACAAATACCACTCAGTTGCTCAATAATGAAATGCTGAGTAGACTGCCGGCAGCAATACCACGGACCGTGGTAAAGTGATTACCTGGCTAACCAATAAAGGCTGAGATCAAATCTCAGCCTTTGATTATTTCCAGACATTTACATGTTCAATATCTTCATTAAGAATATTAGCCGACAAAGAATTGATCCTGGCTTTTAATAATAATTTTCGCCCTTCTGGATTACGTGTATAGATCAATCGACTTTTGCTAACATACTTACTCCATTGATAAAAAAATATTTGGGCCTCGTTCTTTCTTCTCCCAAGTTCTTCCGGCACATTATGATAATCTATTTGCTCATAAAGTCCCTTAAACATTCCTTTTCTAATTATCAGGTACCGCGGATTATCAACTTTACTTAATATTTCCTGAATAGAATTTATAAAAGCTGAACTTTCGAAGGCAGTTCCTCCTTCGATATGGCAATAAACACCCCCGTATTCATCTTTACTCGTTTTTACTTTAATTGCATCGAGTTTAGTTTTTATTATCCCGGTTATACTCATTGCATTTAGGAGTGCAATACCTATTCGATCAATATCTTTTTCTATATCTCTATATTTCAGATACAATAGCAAGGCATTTATAGATCGAGTACCAAAAAGCACTATCCCAAGGCCAATAAAAATAGTACCTCCCCAAATTAAGACCTCTTTATTAGGCACTTTATTAAATAAGCGCGCAAATAAATTGAGCGAAAATTCCAAATAGGCTAATACCGAAGCGCCAAGAGTACCAGTGAAATTTCGCAATGTATTTCTGAAATAAAGAGTCCTGTCTTTTTTATAATTTCTATCATCCGGATAAGGTACTTTTATCTCTTCCACCATCTGAGTGCCGTTTTTTAATGAGGCATTCCATTTAGCCTTTAATGCTTCCCTGCTTCCCGCCTGGTCAAAAGAATTAATATTGTATTTTTCTACTTCTTTGATATTTGTAATCGTCTCCGGAAAATCCAACCGATCAAAACCATTCATTATTTTGCCCGCTTTATCAAAAGAAACTCCAACGAAACTTCGAAACCTTCTCTTCATGAGGTCAATATCATTTCCCCCATCCTTAACTGTAGGATCAACACATGCTAAATGCCAGATATTACTAGCCTTTTCCGGATTACTTTTATAAGTTCTTATTGCACGTCCTCTCATTTGGTTTGACAACACAAACGAACCGACAAAACTCGCAAGTATCAACGAGTTTATAGCAGGCGCATCCCATCCTTCACCAAGTAAAGATTTTGTTCCAACCAAAATATTTACCTTTCCTTCTTCAAAAAGCCTGGTAATAATCGTTACAAGACGATGTTTAACTCCGTCTGATAAATGAAGTTCCAGATAATCCAGATCATATGACAATTGCTTAAAAGAAAGCTCTTCAATATTATAACCTAATGCTATTTCAACTAACCTCTTTTTTGCCGAGGCAGGTATAATTACTAACGATCCTGTGAGTACACCTAACTTTTTATTTTTATCTTTCTCCCTTCTTAAAACCTCAAACACAGGTATTACTCCGATTTTATTTATCTCTAAGTTATTTTCAGTAGAATCTGCTAAAAACTCTTTCCTGATGTAATCACATAAAATTACCTGTCTTAAATCGTGTTTTAAGTTTTCAAATTCAAAGTCAGCAATTGTTTTTATCCCTTCCAATTTACTGATGCTCGAAGAAAGAGATTTTTTTATATCATCATTATCCTTGAAACTGATTGAACTGTGTTCCAGGGCACCACACTTTCTAAGTTTTTTTTCAACAGATTTTTGATGTTGTGCGTGTAGCGTGAAAAATTCTCTGTTTTTAAAAAGGTAATTTTCAAGTAGTACTTTTAACCAATACTCATCAAGCATAGGAATATGATATTCCTTATTACCGACAATACTTAAGTGGTTTTGAGATACTTCTCTTTGATTACTATACAGAAAAATCAGAGCAGATGAATAAAATTCGATATTAGAGTATATCCATTCGTAATGAAGCTCTGGTTCTTTCCACCAATAGCTACTTTCCAAAATTTCAATAAGAACAATATCATTTTTAAGATCCTGGTAAACAGATTTAATATTGTTTCTAATCTTCTCAATTTTATTGCGCTCTTCTAACTTAGGGATAGTGGCCAGGACATAATCCTGATGTGGACATAAATCTCCGGCTTCAATGAGTTCAGGGACGAAAATCTCTGCATCAACCGGACCATTGAGCTCCAGATACCGTTGCCATTCACTATAAGAAACATCGTAAGGAGGAGTTGCAGTCAGACCTACCACAACAGGTTTTATATGTTTTTTCAACTCCATTAATGATTTCCACCATTCATTTTTAAGATGGTGAGCCTCATCAACCACAAAAGTAGCAACTCCTTTATCCTCTAATTTCAAAATAAGGTTATTAGCCTCCTCTTTATCCCTGCATACTGAATGAACACTTTGATAAGTGGCAACTGTAAGAAATTGTGGATTGCGAATATCAGTGGATATCCAGTCTGGTACATTTTTCACCTGAATAAATAATTCACAAAAACGTGTAATCCATTGATTTCTAATCGCAATTGTCGGAGCAAGAATTAATGTTGGTTTATTCAACCTGAGCATTACTTCAAGGCCTAAAACTGTCTTTCCCGAGCCTGGGGGTGCTACGATATGTAGGTGATCGTCATTAAGATGTTGCTCCAACTGCTCTAAAACCCGGTTTTGGTAATTTCTCCAGGGATATTTAAATTTTATACCTATTGGGAATTTAAATGATTTATGAAGTAATTCTTTTTGATTGATAGCTTTTTCCATAGAATCGAAAAAATGAGCGATAGCACATTTAATTAAAAAGTTCCTGGCAAGGTAATTACCAGTTTTCATTAAATAAAAAAATTATTACTTTCGTGTTATCATTTTTTAATATCAACTTTTTTCAACTATGAATAATGATAACATCACCCTTGATGATAATTTAGTAAACAGTAAGCGAGAAGTAGCCAATCTTTCAGATTCAGATATCTTTAAAAAGATCTGGACCAAACCAAGAATGGTTTTAGAATTCATCGATAAAAAAGAATACGACAAATGGCTTTTTCCTATACTTATAATTTTAGGAATTAATACCACCCTGGGTAATTTTATCGATAATGATTTTGGAGGAATATTCATTAATCCTGCCGTTTCTATAATCTTTGGAGTAGTAATAGGAGCTTTACTGGGATGGATATCTTATTACATATTTGCTGCAATTTTAAAAATCTCGGGATCATGGCTTGGCGGTGATGCAACAACCTACGAGCTGCTTAGAATAACAACATATGCTGTAATTCCAACTTTGATCACAGCTATAATTTCTTTAGCAATTCAAGCCTTATCTTTATTTGAGTGGGGAGAATTTTTAGTCAATTATACGCAGCTTATTATATTTTTAGCATCCGTATTTGTAATTATTGCTTTGGTATTACTTATTTGGTCGATTGTTAATATTATCGTAGGAATTTCGGTTACTCAAAATTTTTCTATAGGCAGATCAATTGCTAACTTTTTTCTGGCCATTACGATCATACTAATACCTATCGCCTTAATTATTTACTATATGGTTTGGACAAAAGTCCGATATCTATAAAATCGTAAAAAACACTCACACTAAAAATAGAGGGATTCTGATCATTCAGAATCCTTTTTCTTTTTCTTCGACCTGTAATACTTAATAACCACTGGTGCAATTAGTAGCAATACCAGGCCGGGTAGAATATATCCCAGGTAATCTTGTATTGAAGGAAATTGTCCTCCAAGGAAATAGCCAAGCAATACTAATGCAACAATATATATTGTCACTCCGATAATAACATATAGAAAAAAGTATTTTGTTCTGATTTTACCTGCCCCACTAAGTAAAGGATTCATCGTCCTGATTACAGGAACAAAACGTCCTAAAATTAAAGCCATCGCTCCCTTATCCTGATAAAATTCCTCAGCTTTTCTCAAATACCGCTTTTTAAAATACCAGCGGTCATTCATTTTATATAATCTAGGACCTAGCTTTCTGCCAATCAGATATCCTGTCATATCTCCGAGACAGGCACTGACTATTAAGATGGGGATTATCCAGTACACGCTTATATCAAAGACGCCGGTCGAAGCAAGAACTCCCGTGGTAAATATCAGGGTCTCACCTCCCGGAACAACTAAGCCGATTAGAAATCCCGTTTCGACGTATGTCAGAGCAATTACGATAGCAAGTCCCCCCATTGAATTAGTTCTTCATTATTTAATATATCCGGCATAGATAGTATCTGATTTAAGAGCTAAATTTATTATATTTATATAGTTCACAATTGAACCAGAATAACTGTTACTGCTTTGATTTATAAAATCTCCGAGGCGATATAAATCACAAAACAAATTGTTTACCATAGCATTATTATCGGTTTTTGGTATCTGAATTATAGTAAACTGCCATATATATCAGATATAATCAAGTTTCAAAACTTTAAAAACAATTCTTTCGGGGAGTACGAATTAGAATTTGATCTAATATCAAAAATTAAATCAATCTATTATGGGAAAAGAAAACGACGACCTAAAAAAATATAAGGAAAAACGAAATACTAATAAATCCGGGGAACCTGAAGGTAAAAAATCGAAATCAAATAAAAATCGATTCTCCTTTCAAAAGCACGATGCACAAAATTTGCACTATGATTTTCGCCTTGAATGCGATGGGGTATTAAAGTCCTGGGCAATCCCCAAAGGACCATCAACCGATACGAGTGAAAAAAGACTGGCTATCCGCACAGAAGATCACCCGGTGGATTATATTCATTTTGAAGGAAAAATCCCGGAAGATGAATACGGAGCCGGGCCTGTACTTTTATGGGACAAAGGAACTTATAAAAACATCACAGAAAAAGATGATGAGATAAAAGACCTGAAAAAAGCAATTGACGATGGCCATTTTTTAGTTGACCTTGACGGTGAAAAAATAAAAGGAGGATATGCCTTTACCAGAACTGATAAAGACGAAGGTCAATGGCTTATGGTCAAAATGGATGACGACAAAGCAGATGCCCGGAGAAATCCGACAAGTACTGAACCCGAATCTGTGAAATCAGGTAAAAAAATTGAAGATATTGACAACTAATAAATGGATCTCTCAGAAGAACAAAAAGAAAAAGTAAAAAAGAAGGAGCAACCGGTTTGGATGGAGCCTTCTCTTGCTAAACTAACCGATGATTATTTTTCAGACCCGGACTGGATTTATGAGCGAAAGCTTGATGGTGTACGATGCCTGGTTTTTAAAAACGGTAAAGAAGTAAAACTTTTATCCCGCAATAAAAAAAGTCAGAATGAAATTTATCCTGAAATAGTTAAGGCAGTCAAAAAAATTAATTCTGATTTTATTGCAGATGGAGAAATAGTGACTTTCAAAAACGATATTTCAAGTTTTTCAGAGCTACAAGCACGGATAAATAATAGAAACCCTTCCAAAGAACTGATCAACAAAGTACCTGTTTTTTATTACCTCTTCGACCTGATGTATATCGATGATACTGATATTACAGAATTAGATCTCAGAACCCGGAAGAAGATTTTATCAAAAGAAATCCCATTTAGTGACCCTATACGTTATTGTAGCCACATCAACGAAAATGGGGAGAAATACCTGGAAAAAGCATGTAACAAAGGCTGGGAAGGAATCATTGCAAAAAATGCGACCAAACCATATTTACATAGTCGAACGAGTAACTGGCTAAAGTTTAAATGCGACAAACGACAGGAATTTGTCATTGGCGGGTATACGGATCCGGAAGGAGAAAGAGTCGGTTTTGGCGCTCTTCTTATCGGATTCTATGAAAATGGCAAACTGAAATACGCCGGGAAGGTAGGGACTGGATACAGTGATAAGCAGCTTGAAGAAATGGAAAATAAAATGAGTAAAAAGCAACGTAAAACCTCTCCTTTTGACGAAGAAATCAAAGATAATGGCATTCATTTCATCACACCTGAAATGGTGGCTGAGATTGGCTTTACTGAATGGACTAATGACAATAAACTTAGACATCCAAGATTTATCGGATTGAGAAAAGATAAAGATCCTAAAAACGTTAAAAAAGAAACCCCTGCATGAAGATTTCCGGACATAACATAGATATCAGTAATACGGATAAAGTTTTTTTCGATAAAGAAAATTTCACTAAAGGAGATGTTATCGAATATTACCGGGATATCTCAGATTTCATCCTGCCCCATTTAGAAGATCGACCATTAATGCTTCAGCGATTTCCCGATGGCATTGATGGTGACGGTTTCTACCAAAAAGAAGCATCTGATTACTTCCCTGAATGGATAAAAACCAAATCTTTAAAAAAAGAAGACGGAAAAGTAAATCATGTGATCTGTAACGATAAAGCAACGCTCATTTACCTGGCCAACCAGGGAACGATTACATTCCACGGCTGGCTAAGTAAAGTCGATAAGATAAAATATCCGGATAAACTGGTAATCGACCTTGACCCTCCCTCTTCTGATTTTGAAATTGTGAGAAAGGCTGCTTTCTTAATTAAAGATACCTTGGAGGAAATGGATGTTACTTCATTTCTAACTACTACCGGATCTTCAGGAGCTCATGTCGTAATTATGCTTGACGGTAAATGTGATTTTGATCAGAGCAGGGATTTCGGCAAAAATCTTGGAGATTTTTTATCAGCAAAATACTCAGATGTATTTACAACAGCAGCAAGAAAAGAAAAACGAAATGGCAAATTATATTTTGACATTCAAAGAAACGCCTATGCCCAAACTGCTGTAGTACCTTATAGTATCAGACCTATAGAAAATGCTCCCATCGCCACTCCTCTTGACTGGGAAGAATTGAAAGACAAAAGCATCAACGCACGCAGTTATGATCTGAAAAATATCAAACGCCGTCTTTCTCAAAAGGAAGATCCCTGGAAAGGGGCGCGAAGAAGTGCATATGGAATTAATTCTCTCGCTGAAAGATTAAAAAAACTAAAAGGACAATAAAATGAAATACATTGTTGATACTGAAGAAAGTAAGATATACTGGGAAGGGCGAAATGAAAAAATGACTAATAAAGGCCAGGTCGATTTTCAATCCGGAGAAATAATTATTAATGATAAAGGTGAAATCGAAGACGCTTTAATC encodes the following:
- the alr gene encoding alanine racemase, whose translation is MVKKVKHSSRIHLKQSAYKANLNFIRKKIGDHAVFSSVVKANAYGHGIEAFVPMAERCGVRHFSVASSFEAEEVLSVCKKDSHIMIMGIIYEEDIPWAVEHDIEFFVYNYDRLPVALEAAKKVGKPAKVHIEVETGANRTGMPSKEFPKSLRYLKKHSEHLIFEGLCTHFGGAESFSNQFKLDMQHKRYKEFLKVCKKEKIEPNVRHIACSAAALAMPETVYDMVRVGVAQYGFWPSPDIYYHHLQEVNKTSDSALKRIFSWKTDIMDIRDVKEGEFIGYGTAYQATHKMTIAVMPLGYSNGYPRALSNRGQVLIHGKKAPIVGLINMNLFMVDISHIPNVKVGDEVVLIGRQKNNVINVSSFTNTTQLLNNEMLSRLPAAIPRTVVK
- a CDS encoding DEAD/DEAH box helicase family protein, with translation MKTGNYLARNFLIKCAIAHFFDSMEKAINQKELLHKSFKFPIGIKFKYPWRNYQNRVLEQLEQHLNDDHLHIVAPPGSGKTVLGLEVMLRLNKPTLILAPTIAIRNQWITRFCELFIQVKNVPDWISTDIRNPQFLTVATYQSVHSVCRDKEEANNLILKLEDKGVATFVVDEAHHLKNEWWKSLMELKKHIKPVVVGLTATPPYDVSYSEWQRYLELNGPVDAEIFVPELIEAGDLCPHQDYVLATIPKLEERNKIEKIRNNIKSVYQDLKNDIVLIEILESSYWWKEPELHYEWIYSNIEFYSSALIFLYSNQREVSQNHLSIVGNKEYHIPMLDEYWLKVLLENYLFKNREFFTLHAQHQKSVEKKLRKCGALEHSSISFKDNDDIKKSLSSSISKLEGIKTIADFEFENLKHDLRQVILCDYIRKEFLADSTENNLEINKIGVIPVFEVLRREKDKNKKLGVLTGSLVIIPASAKKRLVEIALGYNIEELSFKQLSYDLDYLELHLSDGVKHRLVTIITRLFEEGKVNILVGTKSLLGEGWDAPAINSLILASFVGSFVLSNQMRGRAIRTYKSNPEKASNIWHLACVDPTVKDGGNDIDLMKRRFRSFVGVSFDKAGKIMNGFDRLDFPETITNIKEVEKYNINSFDQAGSREALKAKWNASLKNGTQMVEEIKVPYPDDRNYKKDRTLYFRNTLRNFTGTLGASVLAYLEFSLNLFARLFNKVPNKEVLIWGGTIFIGLGIVLFGTRSINALLLYLKYRDIEKDIDRIGIALLNAMSITGIIKTKLDAIKVKTSKDEYGGVYCHIEGGTAFESSAFINSIQEILSKVDNPRYLIIRKGMFKGLYEQIDYHNVPEELGRRKNEAQIFFYQWSKYVSKSRLIYTRNPEGRKLLLKARINSLSANILNEDIEHVNVWK
- a CDS encoding Yip1 family protein, encoding MNNDNITLDDNLVNSKREVANLSDSDIFKKIWTKPRMVLEFIDKKEYDKWLFPILIILGINTTLGNFIDNDFGGIFINPAVSIIFGVVIGALLGWISYYIFAAILKISGSWLGGDATTYELLRITTYAVIPTLITAIISLAIQALSLFEWGEFLVNYTQLIIFLASVFVIIALVLLIWSIVNIIVGISVTQNFSIGRSIANFFLAITIILIPIALIIYYMVWTKVRYL
- a CDS encoding DedA family protein, which codes for MGGLAIVIALTYVETGFLIGLVVPGGETLIFTTGVLASTGVFDISVYWIIPILIVSACLGDMTGYLIGRKLGPRLYKMNDRWYFKKRYLRKAEEFYQDKGAMALILGRFVPVIRTMNPLLSGAGKIRTKYFFLYVIIGVTIYIVALVLLGYFLGGQFPSIQDYLGYILPGLVLLLIAPVVIKYYRSKKKKKDSE
- a CDS encoding DNA polymerase ligase N-terminal domain-containing protein — its product is MGKENDDLKKYKEKRNTNKSGEPEGKKSKSNKNRFSFQKHDAQNLHYDFRLECDGVLKSWAIPKGPSTDTSEKRLAIRTEDHPVDYIHFEGKIPEDEYGAGPVLLWDKGTYKNITEKDDEIKDLKKAIDDGHFLVDLDGEKIKGGYAFTRTDKDEGQWLMVKMDDDKADARRNPTSTEPESVKSGKKIEDIDN
- the ligD gene encoding non-homologous end-joining DNA ligase, producing the protein MDLSEEQKEKVKKKEQPVWMEPSLAKLTDDYFSDPDWIYERKLDGVRCLVFKNGKEVKLLSRNKKSQNEIYPEIVKAVKKINSDFIADGEIVTFKNDISSFSELQARINNRNPSKELINKVPVFYYLFDLMYIDDTDITELDLRTRKKILSKEIPFSDPIRYCSHINENGEKYLEKACNKGWEGIIAKNATKPYLHSRTSNWLKFKCDKRQEFVIGGYTDPEGERVGFGALLIGFYENGKLKYAGKVGTGYSDKQLEEMENKMSKKQRKTSPFDEEIKDNGIHFITPEMVAEIGFTEWTNDNKLRHPRFIGLRKDKDPKNVKKETPA
- the ligD gene encoding non-homologous end-joining DNA ligase, whose translation is MKISGHNIDISNTDKVFFDKENFTKGDVIEYYRDISDFILPHLEDRPLMLQRFPDGIDGDGFYQKEASDYFPEWIKTKSLKKEDGKVNHVICNDKATLIYLANQGTITFHGWLSKVDKIKYPDKLVIDLDPPSSDFEIVRKAAFLIKDTLEEMDVTSFLTTTGSSGAHVVIMLDGKCDFDQSRDFGKNLGDFLSAKYSDVFTTAARKEKRNGKLYFDIQRNAYAQTAVVPYSIRPIENAPIATPLDWEELKDKSINARSYDLKNIKRRLSQKEDPWKGARRSAYGINSLAERLKKLKGQ